The region AGCCATCCCGCTGACAGAACCAATGAGACCAGCAGAGGCCAGAACAGGGGCATGGTGTGCTCGGCCCGGCGTCAGCCCAGATGCTAGGCCCGCACCAGACGCTTGGCCGCCGCCTGCATAGGCTGATGGGCCAGGTGCGTCAGCGCGAGCGCCAGGGCATCCGCCGCGTGGTTGTTGAACAGCTCGCGGACTCCCAGGGTGGCCTTGACCATGTAGATGATCTGCTCCTTGTCGGCGCGGCCCGTTCCCACCAGCGAGCGCTTGACCTGCATGGGGCCATAGGCGTGGATGGGCACCCCCGCCTGGGCGCAGGCAAGTTGAACGACCCCAAAGGCCTGCCCCACCTTGAAGGCCACGTCGGCCTGACGGCGCAGAATCTGGTCCTCGATGGCGACGGCGTCGGGCTGGTATTCGGCCAGCAGGCGGGAGACCTCAGTGTGCAGGTATTGCAATCGGCGGGGCATCACCCAGGCACTCTCGGTGGTCAGGCAGACGTGGTAGAGGTGACGGGCCTTGCGCACGTCGCCCTCCACCAGTCCCAGACCCAGATTCGCCAGTCCAGGGTCCACCCCAAGCACGATCATGCCCGCAGCATAGGGCAAAAAAAGGACC is a window of Deinococcus terrestris DNA encoding:
- a CDS encoding crossover junction endodeoxyribonuclease RuvC, whose protein sequence is MIVLGVDPGLANLGLGLVEGDVRKARHLYHVCLTTESAWVMPRRLQYLHTEVSRLLAEYQPDAVAIEDQILRRQADVAFKVGQAFGVVQLACAQAGVPIHAYGPMQVKRSLVGTGRADKEQIIYMVKATLGVRELFNNHAADALALALTHLAHQPMQAAAKRLVRA